The following proteins are co-located in the Robbsia betulipollinis genome:
- a CDS encoding ABC transporter substrate-binding protein, giving the protein MKKLAVCIAMALVATGVSAKEWKNIRIGVDPTYAPFESKAPSGQLIGFDIDLGNALCAKMHAKCEWVENDFDGLIPALNVKKIDAIISSLSITDKRKEQIAYSDKLFNSPSRMIAKDGSGLMPTVESLKGKRVGVEQGTIQETYIKTYWQPKGVILVPYQNQDQAYADLVAGRIDASFQDEVQASIGFLKTPRGKGFAFAGASIDDKKTLGDGAGIGLRKSDDDLRTQFNAAIKAIRADGTYDKIAKKYFDFNIYGH; this is encoded by the coding sequence ATGAAAAAACTCGCCGTATGTATTGCCATGGCGCTCGTCGCCACCGGGGTTAGCGCAAAAGAATGGAAGAACATCCGTATCGGTGTCGATCCGACCTATGCCCCGTTCGAGTCGAAGGCTCCGAGCGGTCAGCTGATCGGTTTCGATATCGACCTGGGCAATGCGCTCTGCGCGAAAATGCATGCGAAGTGCGAATGGGTCGAGAACGATTTCGACGGCCTGATTCCGGCGCTGAACGTCAAGAAGATCGATGCCATCATTTCCTCGCTGTCGATCACCGACAAGCGCAAGGAACAGATCGCCTACTCGGACAAACTGTTCAACTCGCCGTCGCGGATGATCGCGAAAGACGGCTCGGGTCTGATGCCGACGGTCGAGTCCCTCAAGGGCAAGCGCGTGGGCGTCGAACAGGGCACGATCCAGGAAACCTACATCAAGACCTACTGGCAGCCCAAGGGCGTGATCCTGGTGCCGTACCAGAACCAGGACCAGGCCTATGCCGACCTGGTGGCAGGACGCATCGACGCATCGTTCCAGGACGAGGTGCAGGCTTCGATCGGCTTCCTGAAGACGCCGCGCGGCAAGGGTTTCGCGTTCGCCGGCGCCAGCATCGACGACAAGAAGACGCTGGGTGACGGCGCGGGCATCGGCCTGCGCAAGAGCGACGACGACCTGCGCACGCAGTTCAACGCGGCGATCAAGGCCATCCGCGCCGACGGCACCTACGACAAGATCGCGAAGAAGTATTTCGACTTCAACATCTACGGCCACTGA
- a CDS encoding Spy/CpxP family protein refolding chaperone: MFKTRKALVVAAVALAASFGAHAAPNAAEATAASDVAPPHGSPHGHWGGPGHPDGPHGPHGAGPMGQPGGPWLAHVLQRLHDQLKLTPAQEQAWNQARMNTQHNFMAMHANHDEMRKQMEAAAQQPILDLSALQATHAQNAAREQTLRADTEQNWITFYNSLSDPQKTLVSTEIKQQWQRMMHHRPHDGRPMPGGPEHDPHKHGGPQGGPPDGPPPGDAPPPQPAD, translated from the coding sequence ATGTTCAAGACCCGCAAAGCACTGGTCGTCGCGGCGGTGGCGCTTGCCGCCTCGTTCGGCGCGCACGCTGCGCCGAACGCCGCGGAGGCGACCGCCGCATCGGACGTCGCGCCGCCGCACGGCAGCCCCCATGGTCACTGGGGCGGCCCGGGCCATCCCGACGGCCCGCACGGCCCGCACGGCGCGGGTCCGATGGGACAGCCGGGCGGCCCGTGGCTCGCGCACGTGCTGCAGCGGCTGCACGATCAGCTGAAACTGACCCCCGCGCAGGAACAGGCCTGGAATCAGGCGCGCATGAACACGCAGCACAATTTCATGGCGATGCATGCCAATCACGACGAAATGCGCAAGCAGATGGAAGCCGCGGCACAGCAGCCGATCCTCGACTTGAGCGCCCTGCAGGCCACGCATGCGCAGAACGCTGCACGCGAGCAGACGCTGCGCGCCGACACCGAGCAGAACTGGATCACGTTCTATAACAGCCTGAGCGATCCGCAGAAGACGCTCGTGAGCACCGAGATCAAGCAGCAGTGGCAGCGGATGATGCATCATCGGCCGCATGACGGCCGACCGATGCCGGGCGGCCCGGAGCACGACCCCCACAAGCACGGCGGCCCGCAAGGTGGCCCGCCCGACGGCCCGCCGCCTGGCGACGCCCCGCCGCCGCAACCGGCCGACTGA
- a CDS encoding response regulator, with the protein MATQILIVDDDPELRDLLRDYLNRQGIEVSVLHDGGGLERRLERERPDLIVLDLMMPGVDGLTALRQLRGAGDDIPVIMLTARADDVDRIVGLELGADDYIGKPFNPRELLARIQAVLRRRRNVPSAAPEQRAPYVFGRFSLDFQARTLSREGTVLPLSGGEFALLKVFVSQPMRTLARERLLELLHGPEYDGTDRGIDVQVWRLRRILEHDPSVPRFIQTVRGRGYVFVPEGDREAKGT; encoded by the coding sequence ATGGCTACCCAGATACTTATCGTCGACGACGACCCCGAACTGCGCGACCTGCTGCGCGACTATCTCAACCGTCAGGGCATCGAGGTCTCCGTGCTGCACGATGGCGGCGGACTCGAGCGCCGCCTGGAGCGCGAACGCCCCGATCTGATCGTGCTCGACCTGATGATGCCGGGCGTGGACGGCCTGACGGCGTTGCGCCAGTTGCGCGGTGCCGGGGACGACATCCCGGTGATCATGCTCACGGCGCGCGCCGACGACGTCGACCGCATCGTCGGCCTCGAACTGGGCGCCGACGACTATATCGGCAAGCCGTTCAATCCCCGCGAGCTGCTGGCGCGCATCCAGGCCGTCCTGCGCCGGCGCCGCAATGTCCCCAGCGCCGCGCCCGAGCAGCGCGCACCCTATGTGTTCGGCCGTTTCTCGCTCGATTTCCAGGCACGCACGCTGAGCCGGGAAGGCACCGTGCTGCCCCTCTCGGGGGGCGAATTCGCGCTCTTGAAGGTATTCGTCTCGCAGCCGATGCGCACGCTCGCGCGCGAGCGGCTGCTCGAGCTGCTCCACGGCCCGGAGTACGACGGCACGGACCGCGGCATCGACGTCCAGGTCTGGCGGCTGCGCCGGATCCTCGAACACGATCCGTCGGTGCCGCGCTTCATCCAGACGGTGCGCGGTCGCGGTTACGTGTTCGTCCCGGAAGGCGATCGTGAAGCCAAGGGGACTTAA
- a CDS encoding ATP-binding protein — MKPRGLNSLFGRLAALVIVVLLLPHFVWYALVNVERSEMRSHYAVEETRFLIEAVEQHVASGSTEPLPWRLRTVPLAGPGVPSGRTPIVPNLRAFIAELTERLPAGTQIRMPEDAGKARDPLMWVLLPEQPNWIVMAVRPRAPPRPEGDRMLIWLIASFSAAVLFALFAAWRLQRPIRKLATAAARFGRGRDVPPVVEEGPQEFRMLTRRFNQMVADISRNESDRGIMLAGVAHDLKAPLSRLRLRAEMVDDEKQRNGFVRDVDSLTHIVDQFLVFAHDGADQSPLQSVNAHCLRYARNFHSAWPERAPLRLDLQARDDCELSAATLDRLLSNLIENAYQYGAPPVTISTGAVTEAALPGALPSRVAHEREDGAGPVITSGWFVAVSDEGNGIPEAELGSASRPFVRLDPARGGNAHCGLGLAIVERLAQRAGGQCVLSNGPAGGLRVELRFRAG; from the coding sequence GTGAAGCCAAGGGGACTTAATTCGCTGTTCGGCCGGCTCGCGGCGCTGGTCATCGTCGTCCTGTTGCTGCCGCATTTCGTCTGGTATGCGCTCGTCAACGTGGAGCGCAGCGAAATGCGCAGCCACTACGCGGTCGAGGAAACGCGCTTTCTGATCGAAGCGGTGGAGCAGCACGTCGCCAGCGGGTCGACGGAGCCCCTGCCGTGGCGGCTGCGCACGGTGCCGCTCGCCGGCCCGGGTGTGCCCAGCGGCCGCACGCCGATCGTGCCCAATCTGCGCGCCTTCATCGCGGAGCTGACGGAGCGTTTGCCGGCCGGCACGCAGATCCGCATGCCGGAAGATGCCGGCAAGGCGCGCGATCCGCTCATGTGGGTGCTGCTGCCCGAGCAGCCGAACTGGATCGTGATGGCGGTGCGCCCACGGGCGCCGCCCCGTCCGGAAGGCGACCGGATGCTGATCTGGCTGATCGCGAGTTTTTCCGCGGCCGTGCTGTTCGCGTTATTCGCGGCATGGCGCCTCCAGCGTCCGATCCGCAAGCTGGCGACCGCGGCCGCGCGTTTCGGTCGCGGTCGCGACGTACCGCCCGTCGTCGAGGAAGGGCCACAGGAATTTCGGATGCTCACGCGGCGTTTCAACCAGATGGTGGCGGATATCTCTCGCAACGAAAGCGATCGCGGCATCATGCTCGCAGGCGTCGCGCACGACCTCAAGGCGCCGCTCTCGCGCCTGCGGCTGCGTGCGGAAATGGTCGACGACGAAAAGCAGCGCAACGGTTTCGTGCGCGATGTCGATTCGCTTACGCATATCGTCGACCAGTTCCTCGTGTTCGCGCACGACGGCGCCGATCAGAGCCCGCTGCAATCGGTTAATGCCCACTGCCTGCGGTACGCGCGCAATTTCCACAGCGCCTGGCCGGAGCGCGCGCCCTTGCGCCTGGATCTGCAGGCGCGCGACGACTGCGAACTGAGCGCCGCGACGCTTGACCGCCTGCTGTCGAATCTGATCGAAAACGCCTACCAGTACGGCGCGCCGCCCGTGACGATTTCCACGGGCGCGGTGACCGAAGCGGCGTTGCCGGGCGCGCTGCCATCTCGCGTCGCGCACGAGCGGGAGGACGGAGCGGGCCCCGTTATCACCTCCGGATGGTTCGTGGCGGTGTCGGATGAAGGCAACGGCATTCCGGAGGCGGAGCTGGGTTCGGCGAGCCGGCCCTTCGTTCGGCTGGACCCGGCGCGCGGTGGGAATGCGCACTGCGGTCTCGGGCTGGCGATCGTCGAACGGCTCGCCCAGCGCGCTGGCGGACAGTGCGTTCTGTCGAACGGGCCGGCCGGGGGGCTGCGCGTGGAATTGCGCTTCCGTGCGGGATGA
- a CDS encoding ABC transporter permease, with product MRQTPETLSGANVSAWRLRPNRWDFVAFPMILGLLAMAAVGFHQTLAPMSTLAAEPISLDPSRLPEYALRTTLRMLAAMIASLVFTLAYGTLAAKSRRAEKILVPILDILQSVPVLGFISFTVTFFLALFPGRVLGAELAAIFAIFTSQAWNMTFSFYQSLRTVPRDLDEVSKNFQLTAWQRFWKLDVPFSMPGLVWNMMMSMSGGWFFVVASEAITVGNHTFALPGIGAYLAQAIDAQNTRAIGWVIVTMVVVILLYDQLLFRPLVAWADKFRMETTGSQHQPHSWLLDLIRKTRLIHQLLVPAGWVLATLARLPVKLPLPARVTAWLGSGRETTAALGRGLERGLERRLGRRAGQRRRLRLSTRAVDLLLAAVLLGMTLYFGWRVVHYMSATVSLHDVLHVFGLGLITLLRVSVLMLLASLVWVPVGILVGLRPALAEKVQPLAQFLAAFPANLLFPVFVIVIVRYHLNADIWLSPLIVLGTQWYILFNVVAGASAFPNDFREVATNLRIRGWQWWFKVMLPGVFPYYITGAITASGGAWNASIVAEAVSWGNSKVVAHGLGAYVAETTAAGDYPHIILGIAVMSLYVTLFNRLLWRPLYAYAETRLRFD from the coding sequence ATGCGGCAGACCCCGGAGACCCTGAGCGGTGCGAACGTCTCGGCCTGGCGCCTGCGGCCGAACCGCTGGGATTTCGTCGCTTTTCCGATGATCCTGGGCCTGCTGGCCATGGCCGCCGTGGGCTTTCATCAAACCCTCGCGCCCATGTCCACGCTGGCGGCCGAGCCGATCTCGCTCGATCCGTCGCGTCTGCCCGAATACGCGTTGCGCACCACGTTGCGCATGCTCGCCGCGATGATCGCCTCGCTGGTGTTCACGCTGGCCTATGGCACGCTGGCCGCCAAGAGCCGCCGCGCCGAGAAGATCCTGGTGCCGATCCTCGATATTCTGCAGTCGGTGCCCGTGCTCGGTTTCATCTCCTTCACCGTCACGTTCTTCCTGGCGTTGTTTCCGGGACGGGTGCTGGGCGCGGAGCTGGCGGCGATCTTCGCCATCTTCACCAGCCAGGCCTGGAACATGACGTTCAGCTTCTACCAGTCGTTGCGCACGGTACCGCGCGATCTGGACGAGGTCTCGAAGAATTTCCAGCTGACCGCCTGGCAGCGTTTCTGGAAGCTCGACGTGCCGTTCTCGATGCCGGGACTGGTCTGGAACATGATGATGAGCATGTCCGGCGGGTGGTTCTTCGTCGTGGCCTCCGAGGCCATCACGGTCGGCAACCACACATTCGCGCTGCCGGGCATCGGCGCCTATCTGGCGCAGGCGATCGACGCGCAGAATACCCGGGCGATCGGCTGGGTCATCGTCACGATGGTGGTCGTCATCCTGCTTTACGATCAATTGCTGTTCCGGCCCCTGGTGGCCTGGGCGGACAAATTCCGCATGGAAACGACGGGCAGCCAGCATCAGCCGCATTCTTGGCTGCTGGATCTGATCCGCAAGACCCGGCTGATCCATCAGTTGCTGGTCCCGGCCGGATGGGTACTCGCCACCCTGGCCCGTTTGCCGGTGAAGCTGCCGCTGCCGGCGCGGGTTACCGCGTGGCTCGGCAGCGGACGGGAAACGACTGCCGCGCTGGGCCGGGGGCTGGAGCGCGGGCTCGAACGCAGGCTGGGGCGCAGGGCGGGCCAACGGCGCCGCCTGCGTCTGTCGACGCGTGCGGTCGACCTCCTGCTCGCGGCCGTCCTGCTGGGCATGACCCTCTATTTCGGCTGGCGCGTCGTCCATTACATGTCCGCGACGGTGAGTCTGCACGATGTGCTGCACGTGTTCGGGCTGGGTCTGATCACCCTGTTGCGCGTGTCCGTGCTGATGTTGCTGGCATCGCTGGTGTGGGTGCCGGTGGGCATCCTGGTGGGCCTGCGCCCGGCGCTGGCTGAAAAGGTTCAGCCGCTCGCGCAATTCCTGGCCGCATTCCCGGCGAACCTGCTGTTTCCGGTCTTCGTCATCGTGATCGTCCGTTATCATCTGAACGCGGACATCTGGTTGTCGCCGCTGATCGTGCTGGGCACGCAGTGGTACATCCTGTTCAACGTGGTGGCGGGCGCATCGGCCTTCCCGAACGATTTCCGCGAGGTCGCCACCAACCTGCGCATCCGCGGCTGGCAGTGGTGGTTCAAGGTGATGTTGCCGGGCGTGTTTCCGTACTACATCACGGGCGCGATCACTGCCTCGGGCGGCGCGTGGAACGCCAGCATCGTCGCCGAGGCGGTATCGTGGGGCAATTCGAAGGTGGTCGCGCATGGTCTCGGCGCCTATGTCGCCGAGACGACGGCGGCCGGTGATTATCCGCACATCATTCTCGGCATCGCCGTGATGTCCCTTTATGTCACGCTCTTCAACCGGCTGCTGTGGCGCCCGCTGTACGCCTATGCCGAGACGCGTCTTCGCTTCGACTGA
- a CDS encoding ABC transporter ATP-binding protein produces MADSIPTPSLSSTPRAAVAPDAAPAQEILRVEHVSRGFDKTQGELLVLDDANLTLSNGEIVGLLGRSGSGKSTLLRIIAGLIKPTSGKVTYLGKTLEGPAAGVAMVFQTFALFPWLTVLQNVEAGLEAQGVPARARRERALAAIDLIGLDGFENAYPRELSGGMRQRVGFARALVVDPTVLLMDEPFSALDVLTAETLRTDLLDLWTDNKLAIKSVLIVTHNIEEAVFMCDRILLLSSNPGRVIAEIKVPFKHPRNRLDPAFRRLVDDIYAKMTTRGGADAMRKNELSLGSWLPHVSTNLMAGLIETLAAAPYNGKADLPEIARSLHLEVDDLFPVAEVLQNLHFAELREGDILLTSAAKVFADYGTQARKMLFAEHLLRNVPLAARIKKVLNERPGHRAPRVRFEQELEDFLSDSAAEETLDAVINWGRYAEIFSYNDQAETFSLEDVES; encoded by the coding sequence ATGGCTGATTCCATTCCCACTCCGTCTCTCTCGTCCACGCCACGTGCCGCGGTCGCGCCGGATGCGGCGCCGGCCCAGGAAATCCTGCGGGTCGAACATGTCTCGCGCGGGTTCGACAAGACGCAGGGCGAGTTGCTGGTGCTCGACGACGCCAACCTGACGCTGTCCAACGGCGAGATCGTCGGATTGCTCGGCCGCTCGGGCTCGGGCAAATCCACGCTGCTGCGCATCATCGCCGGCCTGATCAAGCCCACCAGCGGCAAGGTGACCTATCTGGGCAAGACGCTGGAAGGCCCGGCCGCCGGGGTGGCGATGGTCTTCCAGACCTTCGCGCTGTTTCCGTGGCTGACGGTGTTGCAGAACGTGGAGGCGGGGCTCGAGGCGCAGGGCGTGCCCGCACGCGCGCGGCGCGAACGCGCGCTGGCGGCCATCGACCTGATCGGCCTCGACGGCTTCGAGAACGCCTATCCGCGCGAACTCTCGGGCGGCATGCGGCAGCGCGTCGGTTTTGCGCGCGCGCTGGTGGTCGATCCCACGGTGTTGCTGATGGATGAGCCGTTCTCCGCGCTCGACGTGCTGACCGCCGAAACCCTGCGCACGGACCTGCTGGATCTGTGGACCGACAACAAGCTGGCGATCAAATCCGTGCTGATCGTCACCCACAACATCGAGGAAGCGGTCTTCATGTGCGACCGCATCCTGCTGCTGTCGTCGAACCCGGGCAGGGTGATCGCGGAAATCAAGGTGCCGTTCAAGCATCCCCGCAACCGGCTCGATCCGGCGTTCCGGCGGCTGGTCGACGACATCTACGCGAAGATGACGACCCGCGGCGGCGCGGATGCGATGCGCAAGAACGAATTGTCGCTCGGCAGCTGGTTGCCGCATGTGTCGACGAATCTGATGGCGGGTTTGATCGAGACGCTCGCGGCGGCGCCTTATAACGGCAAGGCGGATCTGCCCGAGATCGCGCGCAGCCTGCATCTGGAGGTCGACGATCTGTTCCCCGTCGCGGAGGTGCTGCAAAACCTGCACTTCGCCGAACTGCGGGAAGGCGACATCCTGCTCACGTCCGCGGCCAAGGTGTTCGCCGACTACGGCACGCAGGCGCGCAAGATGCTGTTCGCCGAGCATCTGCTGCGCAACGTGCCGCTGGCGGCGCGGATCAAGAAGGTCCTGAACGAGCGCCCCGGCCACCGGGCGCCGCGTGTGCGCTTCGAACAGGAGCTGGAGGATTTCCTGTCCGACAGCGCCGCCGAGGAAACGCTCGACGCCGTGATCAACTGGGGACGTTACGCGGAGATCTTCTCCTACAACGACCAGGCCGAGACCTTCAGTCTCGAGGATGTGGAAAGCTGA
- a CDS encoding sigma-54 interaction domain-containing protein, producing MSSTDPDRTASPVGETPPARKRAASKPSGLKSYGALFGGSDAMLSLYEQIERVAGTDATALIIGESGTGKELIARTIHDFSARRDAPFIAVNCGAIPDNLIEAELFGHERGSFTGAAQARVGYFEHAKGGTIFLDEVTEMAPVRQVKLLRALETGRFFRVGGSEEVVSDVRILAATNRDPATAVKENGLREDLMYRLAVFPLRAPPLRERENDRELLAEHFLAKLNTQHSTTKIFSKRAIETMRGYSWPGNVRELKNAVYRAYILAEETVELPHPHLNSRGKRPITQGDAMSIWVGTPLVDAQRQIILATLKHCGGDKRKTAKALGVSLKTLYNRLGSYEETAAEVEGGAPDDGTAS from the coding sequence ATGTCGTCGACTGATCCCGATCGTACTGCTTCACCTGTCGGGGAAACGCCGCCCGCGCGCAAGCGCGCCGCCAGCAAACCCAGCGGACTGAAATCGTATGGAGCGCTGTTCGGCGGCTCCGACGCGATGCTGTCCCTGTACGAACAAATCGAACGCGTGGCGGGGACGGACGCCACCGCGCTGATCATCGGCGAAAGCGGCACGGGCAAGGAATTGATCGCGCGCACGATCCACGATTTCAGTGCACGCCGCGACGCGCCCTTCATCGCCGTCAATTGCGGGGCGATCCCGGATAACCTGATCGAGGCGGAACTGTTCGGGCACGAACGCGGCAGCTTCACCGGCGCGGCGCAGGCGCGCGTCGGCTATTTCGAACACGCCAAGGGCGGTACGATCTTTCTCGACGAAGTGACGGAAATGGCGCCGGTGCGCCAGGTGAAACTGCTGCGGGCGCTGGAAACCGGCCGTTTCTTCCGGGTGGGGGGCAGCGAGGAAGTCGTGTCGGACGTACGCATCCTGGCCGCGACGAATCGCGACCCGGCGACCGCGGTCAAGGAAAACGGGTTGCGCGAAGATCTGATGTATCGGCTCGCGGTTTTCCCGCTGCGCGCGCCGCCGCTGCGCGAGCGCGAGAACGACCGCGAACTTCTCGCCGAGCATTTTCTCGCCAAACTCAATACGCAGCACAGCACGACGAAGATTTTCTCGAAACGTGCCATCGAGACGATGCGGGGATATTCCTGGCCCGGCAATGTGCGGGAATTGAAGAATGCGGTCTATCGCGCGTACATCCTCGCCGAGGAAACCGTCGAGCTGCCGCATCCGCATTTGAACAGCCGGGGCAAGCGGCCCATCACCCAGGGCGACGCGATGAGTATCTGGGTCGGCACGCCACTGGTCGACGCGCAGCGCCAGATCATCCTGGCGACGCTGAAACACTGCGGCGGCGACAAGCGCAAGACGGCCAAGGCACTCGGCGTCAGTCTGAAGACCTTGTACAACCGTCTTGGCAGCTACGAAGAAACGGCGGCGGAAGTCGAAGGCGGTGCTCCCGACGACGGTACGGCTTCCTGA
- a CDS encoding DUF883 family protein, producing MAENSVQISLGRAKINEDLRVLASDTQELLRLTASATGEQLDGLRTRLSGRLGALKNKAVEAKGVTHANASALAGNADDYVRQKPWQALGLGVAAGIVLGALLAR from the coding sequence ATGGCGGAAAACAGCGTACAAATTTCCCTGGGACGTGCAAAGATCAACGAAGACCTGCGTGTTCTGGCATCCGACACCCAGGAGCTCCTGCGTTTGACGGCATCGGCAACCGGCGAACAGCTGGACGGACTGCGTACCCGCCTGAGTGGCCGGCTGGGCGCGTTGAAGAACAAGGCGGTAGAAGCGAAAGGCGTCACGCATGCGAACGCCAGCGCGCTCGCGGGCAACGCAGACGACTACGTGCGGCAAAAACCGTGGCAGGCGCTGGGGCTCGGTGTCGCCGCCGGCATCGTCCTGGGCGCGCTCCTGGCCCGTTGA
- a CDS encoding phage holin family protein has protein sequence MAQASLVQSLRQLLVGAISQTSSRLRLLALEVIEERDRVLALLVAALVACFFVFMAVIFGAVLIIAAYWDTPSRLAAIGWLAGGAFLVAVLAVVFFIYRVKKPTTLFNHSLSELEKDRKAVETLQ, from the coding sequence ATGGCCCAGGCTAGCCTAGTTCAATCTCTGAGGCAGCTGCTGGTCGGCGCGATCTCGCAAACCAGCAGCCGGCTGCGCCTGCTCGCGCTGGAAGTGATCGAGGAGCGGGACCGCGTCCTGGCGCTGCTTGTCGCCGCGCTGGTCGCCTGCTTCTTTGTCTTCATGGCGGTGATCTTCGGCGCCGTGCTGATCATCGCCGCGTACTGGGACACGCCGTCGCGACTGGCGGCAATCGGCTGGCTGGCGGGCGGTGCCTTCCTGGTGGCGGTGCTTGCCGTGGTGTTCTTCATCTATCGCGTCAAGAAGCCGACGACGCTGTTCAACCATAGCCTGAGTGAACTGGAAAAGGATCGCAAGGCGGTGGAGACGCTTCAATGA
- a CDS encoding sigma-54-dependent transcriptional regulator, translated as MPHILVVDDDVNTRNALVEVITSEGLTIATAGDLREARIQIVRQMPDVVFTDLKLPDGNGVELFEDLDPRTGVEIIVFTGHATVESAVDALKKGATDYLVKPINLQRVKAIINRIPRAGDLKAEIGSLRGELRRFGRFGLMLGNSQAMQEVYDQINRVAPTAASVLLIGESGTGKELAAQTVHELSLRRKHEFLAVNCGAISPNLIESEMFGHERGSFTGADRQHKGYFERANGGTLFLDEITEMPIELQVKLLRVLETGVFMRVGTAKEIETDVRLIAATNRDPEEAVLDGKLRLDLYHRLNVFPIQLPPLRERGKDVQLLAESFLGGLNERYSTQKTFPATGLDSMMSYGWPGNVRELKNYVQRAYIMAPTDSINTAAVPLQISLSKPAVGTAVTIPFGTSLAEADRQLILATLDQCGGVKTRAAEILGISLKTLYNRLVEYGDDARNAAAGESDTSAEAGA; from the coding sequence ATGCCACACATTCTCGTAGTCGACGATGACGTCAACACCCGTAATGCACTGGTCGAGGTGATCACGAGCGAGGGTTTGACGATCGCCACGGCCGGTGATCTTCGCGAGGCGCGGATTCAAATCGTGCGCCAGATGCCGGACGTCGTTTTCACGGACCTGAAGCTGCCCGACGGCAATGGCGTCGAACTCTTCGAAGATCTCGACCCTCGCACCGGTGTCGAGATCATCGTTTTCACCGGTCATGCGACGGTGGAGTCCGCCGTCGACGCGTTGAAAAAGGGCGCCACCGACTATCTCGTCAAGCCCATCAATCTGCAACGCGTCAAGGCGATCATCAATCGCATACCCCGCGCGGGCGATCTGAAAGCGGAGATCGGCAGCCTGCGCGGCGAGTTGCGGCGTTTCGGCCGTTTCGGTCTGATGCTGGGCAATTCGCAGGCAATGCAGGAAGTTTACGATCAGATCAATCGCGTCGCCCCCACGGCTGCGTCGGTGTTGCTGATCGGCGAAAGCGGCACGGGCAAGGAACTGGCGGCGCAAACGGTCCACGAACTCAGCCTGCGCCGCAAGCATGAATTTCTCGCGGTCAACTGCGGCGCCATTTCGCCGAATCTGATCGAGTCGGAGATGTTCGGCCATGAGCGCGGCAGCTTCACGGGCGCGGACCGTCAGCACAAGGGCTATTTCGAGCGGGCGAACGGTGGCACCCTGTTTCTCGACGAAATCACCGAGATGCCGATCGAACTCCAGGTCAAGTTGCTGCGCGTGCTGGAAACCGGGGTTTTCATGCGCGTGGGGACCGCCAAGGAGATCGAAACCGACGTCCGGCTGATCGCGGCGACGAACCGCGATCCGGAAGAAGCCGTGCTGGATGGCAAACTGCGTCTGGATCTGTATCATCGCCTGAACGTTTTCCCGATCCAGCTGCCGCCGCTACGCGAGCGCGGCAAGGATGTGCAGTTGCTGGCGGAAAGCTTTCTGGGCGGCCTGAACGAGCGGTATTCGACGCAGAAGACGTTTCCCGCCACGGGCCTTGATTCGATGATGTCGTATGGCTGGCCGGGCAACGTGCGCGAGTTGAAGAATTACGTGCAGCGTGCCTACATCATGGCGCCGACGGATTCGATCAACACCGCGGCCGTGCCGCTGCAGATCTCGCTGTCCAAGCCTGCGGTGGGAACCGCCGTGACGATTCCTTTCGGGACGTCGCTGGCGGAAGCGGACCGGCAATTGATCCTGGCGACGCTGGATCAGTGTGGCGGCGTGAAGACGCGTGCGGCGGAAATTCTGGGGATCAGTTTGAAGACCCTCTACAACCGTCTCGTCGAATACGGCGACGATGCCCGCAACGCGGCTGCCGGCGAAAGCGACACCTCGGCGGAAGCAGGGGCCTGA